Proteins co-encoded in one Pseudomonas fluorescens genomic window:
- the hrpA gene encoding ATP-dependent RNA helicase HrpA: MTDESPSIDKLLKNLDHAMLADRHRLRRQLLELRKKPDEAKLAQWVARMQASCDQVLARKASLPVIRYDDSLPIAAKRDEIKKALEKHQVLIIAGETGSGKTTQLPKICLEIGRGQHGLIGHTQPRRIAARSVASRVAEELGTPLGALVGYQVRFEDQSDSNTLIKLMTDGILLAETQNDRYLERYDTIIVDEAHERSLNIDFLLGYLKTLLPRRPDLKVIITSATIDLERFSKHFDDAPIVEVSGRTFPVETWYRPLTLEQDEEGNRVEDDLTVDQAILATLDEIAAYERSERRSPGDVLVFLPGEREIRDAADMLRKAQLKHTEILPLYARLSPAEQQRIFQSHPGRRVVLATNVAETSLTVPGIRYVIDSGTARISRYSYRAKVQRLPIEAISQASANQRKGRCGRVEPGICVRLYSEEDFLGRPEFTDPEILRTNLAAVILQMLHLRLGEITDFPFIEPPDGKAISDGFNLLQELSAVDRNSQLTPLGRQLARLPVDPRMGRMLLEAAKLGSLQEVLIVASAMSIQDPRERPPERQQAADQAHAQWKDVDSDFAGLVNLWRGFEEQRQALTASPLRNWCRKNFLNYLRLREWRDSHRQLSLICRDLQLSVNKEPADYPKLHKAVLVGLLSQIGQKTEDGDYLGARQRRFWIHPSSGIGKKRPQWVMTAELVETTKLYARMVAKIDADWIEPLAGHLIKKNHFEPHWEKKRGQVVAFEQITLFGLIVVGRRPVHYGPVDPVVSRELFIREGLVRGEIQSRAKCLTANKQLLEQLDELEAKARRRDILADEETLFGFYDARLPAEIHQTATFDSWYRVNSQKDPQLLIMREEDVLAREASEVTAQHYPDTLHIGDLELALSYHFEPNHPRDGVTLRVPAPLLPMLPPERLEWLVPGLIEAKCIALVRNLPKALRKNFVPVPDFIKAALQRMTFAEGSLPQALGRELLRMTGARVSDEAWAEAAQQVESHLRMNLEIVDGQGKFLGEGRDLAELTARFAEASQAALAVPQSAKSQQPVEAKVFAPVAQKTQQKIAGLSMTVYPALVEEGGTVKEGRFSTPAEAEFQHRRALQRLLMQQLAEPAKFLRGKLPGLTELGLLYRELGRVDALVEDILLASLDSCILDGEDPLPRDGAGLAALAERKRGSWTEHAERVARLTLEILKLWHGLQKRFKGKIDLAQAVALNDIKQQLGHLVYPGFVRETPMVWLKELPRYLKAVEQRFEKLGAQVQKDRVWSGELAGLWTQYQTRAAKHAQEGKRDPQLELYRWWLEEYRVSLFAQQLGTKVPISDKRLNKQWTQVEA; encoded by the coding sequence ATGACCGACGAATCGCCCTCCATCGACAAACTGCTGAAAAACCTCGATCACGCCATGCTCGCCGACCGCCACCGGCTGCGGCGGCAGTTGCTTGAGCTGCGCAAGAAACCCGACGAGGCCAAGCTGGCCCAGTGGGTGGCGCGCATGCAGGCGTCCTGCGATCAGGTGCTGGCGCGCAAGGCCAGCCTGCCGGTGATCCGTTACGACGACAGCCTGCCGATTGCGGCCAAGCGCGACGAAATCAAGAAGGCCCTGGAAAAGCATCAGGTGTTGATCATCGCCGGCGAAACCGGCTCGGGCAAAACCACCCAGTTGCCGAAAATCTGTCTGGAGATCGGTCGCGGCCAGCATGGTCTGATAGGCCATACCCAGCCCCGTCGAATCGCAGCACGCAGTGTGGCCAGTCGGGTCGCTGAAGAACTCGGCACGCCGCTCGGCGCACTGGTCGGCTATCAGGTGCGATTCGAGGATCAGAGCGATTCCAATACGCTGATCAAACTGATGACCGACGGCATCCTGCTGGCGGAAACCCAGAACGACCGTTATCTCGAACGCTACGACACGATCATCGTCGACGAAGCCCACGAACGCAGCCTCAACATCGACTTCCTGCTCGGTTACCTGAAAACCCTGCTGCCGCGTCGTCCGGACCTGAAGGTCATCATCACTTCGGCGACCATCGATCTGGAGCGCTTCTCCAAGCATTTCGATGATGCGCCGATTGTCGAGGTTTCCGGCCGCACTTTCCCGGTTGAAACCTGGTATCGCCCGCTGACGCTTGAGCAGGACGAAGAGGGCAACCGCGTCGAAGACGACCTGACCGTGGATCAGGCGATCCTCGCCACCCTCGACGAAATCGCCGCATACGAGCGCAGCGAGCGCCGCAGCCCTGGCGATGTGCTGGTGTTCCTGCCCGGCGAGCGTGAGATTCGCGACGCCGCCGACATGCTGCGCAAGGCCCAGCTCAAACACACCGAAATCCTGCCGTTGTACGCGCGTCTGTCGCCGGCCGAGCAGCAGCGGATTTTCCAGTCGCATCCGGGGCGTCGTGTGGTGCTGGCGACCAACGTCGCCGAAACCTCGCTGACCGTGCCGGGCATCCGTTACGTGATCGACAGCGGCACCGCGCGCATCAGCCGCTACAGCTACCGCGCCAAGGTCCAGCGGCTGCCGATCGAAGCGATTTCCCAGGCCAGCGCCAACCAGCGTAAAGGTCGTTGCGGCCGGGTCGAGCCGGGTATCTGCGTGCGCTTGTACAGCGAAGAGGATTTCCTTGGTCGCCCGGAATTTACCGACCCGGAAATTCTGCGTACCAACCTTGCGGCGGTTATTTTGCAGATGCTCCATCTGCGCCTCGGCGAGATCACGGATTTTCCGTTCATCGAGCCGCCGGACGGCAAGGCGATCAGCGACGGTTTCAACCTGCTGCAAGAACTCTCGGCGGTGGATCGCAACAGTCAGCTGACCCCGCTCGGCCGCCAGCTGGCGCGCCTGCCGGTGGACCCGCGTATGGGCCGCATGTTGCTTGAAGCGGCAAAGCTCGGCAGCTTGCAGGAAGTGCTGATCGTGGCCAGCGCCATGTCGATTCAGGACCCTCGCGAGCGTCCGCCGGAACGCCAGCAAGCCGCCGATCAGGCCCACGCTCAGTGGAAAGACGTCGATTCGGACTTCGCCGGGCTGGTCAATCTGTGGCGCGGTTTTGAGGAGCAGCGCCAGGCACTGACCGCCAGCCCGCTGCGCAACTGGTGCCGCAAGAATTTCCTCAACTACCTGCGCCTGCGCGAGTGGCGTGATTCCCATCGCCAGTTGAGCCTGATCTGCCGCGATTTACAGTTGAGCGTCAATAAAGAGCCGGCGGATTACCCGAAACTGCACAAAGCGGTATTGGTCGGCCTGCTCAGCCAGATCGGGCAGAAAACCGAGGACGGCGACTATCTTGGCGCCCGTCAGCGGCGGTTCTGGATTCACCCCTCGTCGGGCATTGGCAAGAAGCGTCCGCAATGGGTGATGACCGCCGAACTGGTGGAAACCACCAAGCTCTACGCACGGATGGTGGCGAAGATCGACGCCGACTGGATCGAACCGCTGGCCGGGCATCTGATCAAGAAGAACCACTTCGAACCGCACTGGGAGAAGAAGCGCGGCCAGGTCGTTGCGTTCGAACAGATCACCCTGTTCGGCCTGATCGTGGTTGGCCGTCGACCGGTGCATTACGGCCCGGTGGATCCGGTGGTCTCGCGGGAGCTGTTCATCCGCGAAGGCCTGGTGCGGGGCGAGATCCAGTCCCGGGCCAAGTGCCTGACCGCCAACAAGCAATTGCTGGAACAACTCGACGAACTGGAAGCCAAGGCTCGCCGCCGGGACATTCTGGCCGACGAGGAAACCCTCTTCGGGTTCTACGACGCGCGACTGCCGGCGGAGATTCACCAGACCGCGACGTTCGATAGCTGGTATCGGGTCAACAGCCAGAAAGATCCGCAACTGCTGATCATGCGCGAGGAAGACGTGCTGGCCCGCGAAGCCAGCGAAGTCACCGCTCAGCATTACCCGGACACGCTGCACATCGGCGATCTGGAGCTGGCCCTGAGTTACCACTTCGAACCGAATCACCCGCGCGACGGCGTGACCTTGCGTGTGCCGGCGCCGCTGTTGCCGATGCTGCCACCGGAGCGTCTGGAGTGGCTGGTGCCGGGGCTGATCGAGGCCAAGTGCATTGCGCTGGTGCGCAACCTGCCAAAAGCCTTGCGCAAGAACTTCGTGCCGGTGCCGGACTTCATCAAGGCCGCGCTGCAACGCATGACCTTTGCCGAAGGTTCGTTGCCGCAAGCGTTGGGTCGTGAGCTGCTGCGCATGACCGGTGCGCGGGTCAGCGACGAAGCCTGGGCCGAAGCGGCGCAACAGGTCGAAAGCCATCTGCGGATGAACCTGGAAATCGTCGACGGCCAGGGCAAGTTCCTTGGCGAAGGACGGGATCTGGCGGAGCTGACCGCACGTTTCGCCGAAGCCAGCCAGGCCGCATTGGCCGTGCCGCAGAGTGCGAAAAGTCAGCAACCGGTGGAGGCCAAGGTCTTCGCGCCGGTGGCGCAAAAGACTCAGCAGAAGATCGCCGGACTGTCGATGACGGTCTATCCGGCGCTGGTGGAAGAGGGCGGCACCGTCAAGGAAGGTCGCTTCTCGACGCCGGCCGAGGCCGAGTTCCAGCATCGCCGCGCCTTGCAGCGCCTGTTGATGCAGCAACTGGCCGAACCGGCCAAGTTCCTGCGCGGCAAGTTGCCGGGCCTGACCGAACTGGGTTTGCTGTACCGCGAGCTGGGTCGGGTCGATGCGCTGGTGGAAGACATTCTGCTGGCCAGCCTCGACAGCTGCATTCTCGACGGCGAAGACCCGTTACCTCGCGACGGCGCAGGCCTGGCGGCACTGGCCGAGCGCAAGCGTGGCAGCTGGACCGAGCACGCCGAGCGGGTGGCACGTTTGACCCTGGAAATTCTCAAGCTCTGGCACGGTCTGCAAAAGCGCTTCAAGGGCAAGATCGATCTGGCTCAGGCGGTGGCGTTGAACGACATCAAGCAGCAGCTCGGTCATCTGGTGTATCCGGGCTTCGTCCGGGAAACGCCGATGGTGTGGCTCAAGGAGTTGCCGCGTTACCTGAAAGCGGTCGAACAGCGTTTCGAGAAGCTGGGCGCGCAGGTTCAGAAGGATCGGGTCTGGAGCGGCGAACTCGCCGGCCTCTGGACGCAATACCAGACCCGCGCCGCCAAGCATGCCCAGGAAGGTAAACGCGATCCGCAGCTTGAGCTGTATCGCTGGTGGCTGGAGGAGTACCGGGTTTCGCTGTTCGCTCAGCAGTTGGGGACGAAAGTGCCGATCTCCGACAAGCGTCTGAACAAACAGTGGACGCAGGTCGAGGCCTGA
- a CDS encoding beta-ketoacyl-ACP synthase III, whose translation MHNVVISGTGLYTPANSISNEELVQSFNTYVARFNADNADAIASGEIQALTESSAAFIEKASGIKSRFVMDKDGILDPQRMAPRLPERSNDEWSVLCQMAIGAAEQALQRAGKTAADIDGVIVACSNLQRAYPAIAIEVQEALGIQGFGFDMNVACSSATFGIQQAANTVQLGQARAILMVNPEVCTGHLNFRDRDSHFIFGDAATAVVIERADTATSKHQFDVVSTKLLTKFSNNIRNNFGFLNRAAEEGIGARDKLFVQEGRKVFKDVCPMVAELIGEHLQENKLNVGDVKRFWLHQANLSMNHLIVRKLLGREATEEEAPVILDTYANTSSAGSVIAFHKYQDDLAAGSLAVLSSFGAGYSIGSVILRKR comes from the coding sequence ATGCATAACGTCGTCATCAGCGGCACCGGCCTGTACACCCCGGCCAACAGCATTTCCAACGAAGAGCTGGTGCAGTCTTTCAATACCTACGTCGCCCGGTTCAACGCGGACAATGCTGACGCCATCGCCAGCGGCGAGATTCAGGCTCTGACCGAATCCAGCGCCGCGTTCATCGAAAAAGCCTCGGGCATCAAGAGCCGCTTTGTCATGGACAAGGACGGCATCCTTGATCCGCAGCGCATGGCGCCACGCTTGCCGGAACGTTCCAACGACGAATGGTCGGTGCTCTGCCAGATGGCCATCGGTGCTGCCGAGCAAGCCTTGCAGCGCGCCGGCAAGACCGCCGCCGACATCGACGGTGTGATCGTCGCCTGCTCCAACCTGCAGCGCGCCTATCCGGCCATCGCCATCGAAGTCCAGGAAGCACTGGGCATCCAGGGTTTCGGTTTCGACATGAACGTTGCCTGCTCGTCGGCGACCTTCGGCATCCAGCAGGCGGCCAACACCGTGCAACTGGGCCAGGCCCGGGCGATCCTGATGGTCAACCCGGAAGTCTGCACCGGTCACCTGAATTTCCGTGACCGCGACAGCCACTTCATCTTCGGAGACGCCGCAACCGCCGTCGTCATCGAGCGTGCCGATACGGCGACGTCGAAACACCAGTTCGACGTGGTCAGCACCAAACTGCTGACCAAATTCTCCAACAACATCCGCAACAACTTCGGCTTCCTCAACCGTGCAGCGGAAGAGGGCATCGGTGCCCGCGACAAGCTGTTCGTGCAGGAAGGCCGCAAGGTATTCAAGGATGTCTGCCCGATGGTGGCCGAACTGATCGGCGAGCATCTGCAAGAGAACAAGCTCAACGTCGGTGACGTGAAGCGCTTCTGGCTGCACCAGGCCAACCTGAGCATGAACCACCTGATCGTGCGCAAGTTGCTGGGCCGCGAAGCGACTGAAGAAGAAGCCCCGGTGATTCTCGACACCTACGCCAATACCAGCTCCGCCGGTTCCGTGATCGCATTTCACAAGTATCAGGACGATCTGGCGGCTGGTTCGCTGGCGGTGCTGAGTTCGTTCGGCGCCGGCTACTCGATTGGTAGTGTGATTCTGCGCAAGCGTTGA
- a CDS encoding RNA polymerase sigma factor produces the protein MAADDTQLLARLLAGEQKAFKELVTTYQSAMRAVAYAIVGQRHVEEVVQDAWLSVVRHIGSFEGRSSLKTWLLTITANSAKGRYKQNRREVLMDDLPSPHGTIDDDRFSTGDGHWLIAPFAWHQDTPEALLTEGELRECLEHTLLSLSELQSSVLVLRERQGLELEDICNLLEISLSNVRVLLHRARLKVFATVEHFEETGEC, from the coding sequence ATGGCGGCTGACGACACCCAACTGCTGGCACGTTTGCTGGCTGGTGAGCAGAAGGCTTTCAAGGAACTGGTCACGACCTATCAAAGCGCCATGCGCGCGGTAGCCTATGCGATTGTCGGCCAGCGCCACGTCGAGGAAGTGGTGCAGGACGCCTGGCTGTCGGTGGTGCGCCATATCGGCAGCTTCGAGGGGCGCTCCAGTCTCAAGACCTGGCTGCTGACCATCACCGCCAACTCGGCCAAGGGTCGTTACAAGCAGAACCGCCGCGAAGTGCTGATGGATGATCTGCCGTCGCCCCACGGCACCATCGACGACGACCGTTTTTCCACCGGCGACGGCCATTGGCTGATCGCCCCGTTCGCCTGGCATCAGGACACCCCCGAAGCGCTGCTCACCGAGGGTGAGTTGCGCGAATGTCTGGAGCACACGCTGCTGAGCCTGTCGGAACTGCAAAGCAGTGTGCTGGTGTTGCGCGAGCGCCAGGGCCTTGAACTGGAAGACATCTGTAATCTTCTGGAAATCTCGCTCTCCAATGTCCGTGTGCTGCTGCATCGGGCACGTTTGAAGGTCTTCGCGACCGTGGAACATTTTGAGGAGACAGGCGAATGTTGA
- a CDS encoding anti-sigma factor family protein, translated as MLTCKEQVARSSDYLDGQLSFREKLLVRHHLMFCPNCRRFIRQMRLMQATLRVMPEKPDEGVDALAERLAAQRRKDSP; from the coding sequence ATGTTGACCTGCAAGGAGCAAGTGGCACGTTCCAGCGATTATCTCGATGGCCAGTTGAGCTTTCGCGAGAAGTTGTTGGTGCGTCATCACCTGATGTTCTGCCCCAATTGCCGGCGTTTCATTCGTCAGATGCGTCTGATGCAGGCGACATTGCGGGTGATGCCGGAGAAACCGGATGAGGGTGTGGATGCGTTGGCCGAGCGTTTGGCGGCACAGCGGCGAAAAGACAGTCCCTGA
- a CDS encoding putative porin — protein MRLASTKTAAALCGGLLLAMSVPASAAVDAKLLDMLKANGSITQAQYVELQTELAQDQKAQQIAQQAQQETNEQIAATAKKTNELSSFDQKLAWAAKTQFKGDVRFRQETVKNDGVPNAKDQDRQRIRARLGAYTEINPQVDTGIRIATGSSDDARSTNQDLNNYFDKKQIWLDLGYVDYHPDAVKNLHLIAGKMNQPWVSMGDIIWDSDINPEGLAVTYKYPLSGSTELFGSAGHYTLKDNVDGEGVQFKHDLRLYAGQLGGRFALTDSLKLTLGGSIYSYDNDKNSACPTSGTVTAPCALAVNGNSPNETFKLYEGFGQLDIANLPVPLSIYGQYVNNKDASNDQDTGWLAGVKTKVYGFGVDYNYRDVQRNAVVGAFTDSDFANGYTGSRGSKLKVSYELDKNFTLGATYFMANSDYTNASLKKTDSDINTLQLDAEAKF, from the coding sequence ATGCGTCTTGCTTCCACGAAAACTGCGGCGGCCCTGTGCGGTGGCCTGTTGCTGGCCATGAGTGTTCCGGCCAGTGCCGCAGTCGACGCCAAACTGCTCGACATGCTCAAGGCTAACGGTTCCATCACCCAGGCGCAGTACGTAGAGCTGCAAACCGAACTGGCCCAGGATCAGAAGGCCCAGCAAATCGCGCAGCAGGCGCAGCAAGAGACCAACGAGCAAATCGCGGCAACCGCGAAGAAAACCAACGAGCTGAGCAGCTTCGACCAGAAACTCGCCTGGGCTGCCAAGACCCAGTTCAAGGGCGACGTACGTTTCCGCCAGGAAACCGTGAAGAACGACGGCGTACCGAACGCCAAGGACCAGGACCGTCAGCGCATTCGTGCCCGTCTGGGTGCCTACACCGAAATCAACCCGCAGGTTGATACCGGTATCCGTATCGCCACCGGCAGCAGCGACGACGCCCGCTCCACCAACCAGGACCTGAACAACTACTTCGACAAGAAGCAGATCTGGCTCGACCTGGGCTACGTCGACTACCACCCTGACGCGGTCAAGAACCTGCACCTGATCGCCGGTAAAATGAACCAGCCATGGGTGAGCATGGGCGACATCATCTGGGACAGCGACATCAACCCGGAAGGCCTGGCCGTTACCTACAAGTACCCACTGAGCGGTAGCACCGAGCTGTTCGGTAGCGCCGGTCACTACACCCTCAAGGACAACGTCGACGGCGAAGGCGTGCAGTTCAAGCACGACCTGCGTCTGTACGCTGGCCAGTTGGGCGGTCGTTTCGCACTGACCGACAGCCTGAAACTGACCCTGGGCGGCAGCATCTATTCCTACGACAACGACAAGAACAGCGCCTGCCCTACCAGCGGCACCGTGACCGCGCCATGCGCCCTGGCCGTCAACGGCAACAGCCCGAACGAAACCTTCAAACTGTATGAAGGCTTCGGTCAACTGGACATCGCCAACCTGCCGGTTCCGTTGTCGATCTACGGTCAGTACGTGAACAACAAAGACGCCAGCAACGACCAGGACACTGGCTGGCTGGCCGGCGTGAAGACCAAGGTTTACGGCTTCGGCGTCGACTACAACTATCGCGACGTACAGCGTAACGCGGTGGTGGGTGCCTTCACCGACTCCGACTTCGCCAACGGCTACACCGGTTCGCGCGGCAGCAAGCTGAAAGTGAGCTACGAGCTGGACAAGAACTTCACCCTGGGCGCCACGTATTTCATGGCTAACTCGGACTACACCAACGCCAGCCTCAAGAAGACCGACTCCGACATCAACACGCTGCAACTGGATGCCGAAGCCAAGTTCTAA
- a CDS encoding GNAT family N-acetyltransferase, whose translation MPLQRLQKLSEIEPAFWDALVPENQPFLRHAFLGALEDSGSVGPHTGWQPEHLLHVENGRLIAALPAYRKWHSYGEYVFDHGWADACARAGIDYYPKFLSAVPFSPVTGPRLLAANVEDGFELLKSLPGYLEIEELSGAHINFTDAFTDAAMAEQPGWLQRIGCQYHWQNRGYRDFQDFLDVLSSRKRKQMRKEREQVAGQGFEFEWLEGRELDEAQWDFVYACYANTYAVRRQAPYLTREFFSLLAERMPESIRVVLARQGSRPVAMAFSLVGGDSFYGRYWGCLAEYDRLHFETCFYQGMDYAIAQGFQRFDAGAQGEHKLIRGFEPVITHSWHYLRHPGLKAAVKDFLHQERAGVLAYAEEARSALPYRQA comes from the coding sequence ATGCCGTTGCAGCGCCTGCAAAAACTGTCGGAAATCGAACCGGCGTTCTGGGATGCACTGGTGCCGGAAAACCAACCGTTTCTGCGCCACGCCTTCCTCGGTGCACTGGAGGACAGCGGCAGCGTCGGCCCGCACACCGGCTGGCAGCCGGAACATTTGCTGCATGTGGAAAATGGTCGTCTGATCGCGGCGCTGCCCGCGTATCGAAAGTGGCATTCCTACGGCGAATACGTCTTCGATCACGGTTGGGCCGACGCCTGCGCTCGCGCTGGCATCGATTACTACCCCAAGTTTTTGAGTGCGGTGCCGTTCAGCCCGGTCACCGGGCCACGCCTGTTGGCGGCGAACGTCGAGGATGGGTTTGAACTGCTCAAGAGCCTGCCGGGTTATCTGGAAATCGAAGAACTCTCCGGCGCCCACATCAACTTCACCGATGCCTTTACCGATGCCGCCATGGCCGAGCAGCCGGGCTGGCTGCAACGCATCGGCTGTCAGTACCACTGGCAGAATCGCGGCTATCGCGACTTTCAGGACTTTCTCGACGTGCTCAGTTCGCGCAAGCGCAAACAGATGCGCAAAGAGCGCGAGCAAGTGGCGGGGCAGGGGTTCGAATTCGAATGGCTTGAGGGCAGAGAGCTGGACGAAGCACAGTGGGATTTTGTCTACGCCTGTTACGCCAACACCTACGCGGTACGCCGGCAGGCGCCGTACCTGACCCGGGAGTTCTTCAGCCTGCTGGCAGAGCGCATGCCGGAATCGATCCGCGTCGTGCTGGCCCGGCAGGGTTCAAGGCCTGTGGCGATGGCATTCAGCCTGGTGGGCGGCGACAGTTTTTACGGGCGCTACTGGGGATGCCTGGCCGAGTACGACCGGCTGCATTTCGAAACCTGTTTCTACCAGGGCATGGACTACGCGATTGCCCAGGGTTTTCAGCGTTTCGACGCCGGCGCCCAGGGCGAACACAAACTGATTCGCGGGTTTGAACCGGTGATCACTCACTCCTGGCATTACCTTCGCCATCCCGGTTTGAAAGCCGCGGTCAAAGACTTTCTGCACCAGGAGCGCGCCGGTGTACTGGCCTATGCCGAAGAGGCGAGGAGCGCCTTGCCGTATCGGCAAGCCTGA
- the aqpZ gene encoding aquaporin Z, producing MSLLKRSATELLGTFWLVLGGCGSAVIAASSPLGIGVLGVALAFGLTVLTMAFAIGHISGCHLNPAVSVGLVVGGRFPAKELPAYIIAQVIGGILAAALLYHIASGKEGFDIAAGLASNGYGEHSPGKYSMASGFVTELVMTAMFVVIILGATDKRAPAGLAPIAIGLALTLIHLISIPVTNTSVNPARSTGPALMVGGWAIAQLWMFWVAPLLGAVVGGVVYRWLGKDDS from the coding sequence ATGTCTCTGTTAAAACGTTCGGCCACGGAGTTGTTGGGTACGTTCTGGTTAGTGTTAGGCGGGTGTGGCAGCGCGGTGATCGCTGCGTCCTCACCCTTGGGTATCGGCGTGCTGGGGGTCGCCCTGGCATTTGGTCTGACGGTGCTGACCATGGCGTTTGCCATCGGCCATATCAGCGGCTGTCACCTCAACCCGGCCGTGTCGGTTGGTCTGGTCGTCGGCGGCCGGTTCCCGGCCAAAGAACTGCCCGCCTACATCATCGCCCAGGTGATCGGCGGGATTCTGGCAGCGGCGCTGCTGTATCACATTGCCAGCGGCAAGGAGGGTTTTGACATCGCCGCAGGCCTGGCCTCCAACGGTTATGGCGAACACTCGCCGGGCAAATACTCCATGGCATCGGGGTTCGTCACCGAACTGGTCATGACCGCCATGTTCGTGGTCATCATCCTCGGCGCCACTGACAAACGCGCCCCTGCGGGACTGGCACCGATCGCCATCGGTCTGGCCCTGACATTGATCCACCTGATCTCGATTCCCGTGACCAACACCTCGGTCAACCCGGCCCGCAGCACGGGCCCGGCGCTGATGGTCGGCGGCTGGGCGATCGCGCAACTGTGGATGTTCTGGGTCGCGCCGCTGCTGGGCGCGGTGGTGGGCGGTGTGGTCTATCGCTGGCTGGGCAAGGACGACAGTTGA
- a CDS encoding ABC transporter ATP-binding protein produces the protein MLYRRFEQLIDIFRDAPTAAPPNRVLPFYTYYLKQVWPSFAALLVVGLFAALIEVALFSYLSRIIDLAQGTPNPNFFSDHALELTWMVVVALVLRPIFFGLHDLLVHQTLSPGMTSMIRWQNHSYVLKQSLNFFQNDFAGRIAQRIMQTGNSLRDSAVQAVDALWHVLIYAVSSLVLFAEADWRLMVPLLTWIAAYIGALYYFVPRVKDRSVAASDARSKLMGRIVDGYTNIATLKLFAHTNFEQHYAREAMQEQTEKAQMAGRVVTSMDVAITTMNGLLIVGTTALALWLWSQSLITVGAIALATGLVIRIVNMSGWIMWVVTGIFENIGMVQDGLQTISQPVSVTDHEQAKPLAVARGEVRFEHVDFHYGKKKGIIGDLNLTIKPGEKIGLIGPSGAGKSTLVNLLLRLYDVEGGRILIDGQNIAEVGQESLRARIGMITQDTSLLHRSIRDNLLYGKPDATDAELWEAVHKARADEFIPLLSDAEGRTGFDAHVGERGVKLSGGQRQRIAIARVLLKDAPILIMDEATSALDSEVEAAIQESLETLMQGKTVIAIAHRLSTIARMDRLVVLENGRIAETGNHAELLAHGGLYARLWAHQTGGFVGID, from the coding sequence ATGCTCTATCGCCGTTTCGAACAACTGATCGACATATTCCGTGACGCTCCTACGGCGGCTCCGCCGAACCGTGTTCTGCCCTTCTATACCTATTACCTGAAGCAGGTCTGGCCGAGTTTCGCCGCCCTGCTGGTGGTCGGCCTGTTCGCCGCCCTGATCGAAGTGGCGCTGTTCAGTTACCTGAGCCGCATCATCGACCTGGCCCAAGGCACCCCCAACCCGAACTTCTTCAGCGACCACGCCCTGGAACTGACCTGGATGGTAGTGGTTGCGCTGGTGCTGCGTCCGATCTTCTTCGGCCTGCACGACCTGCTGGTGCACCAGACGCTGAGCCCGGGCATGACCAGCATGATTCGCTGGCAGAACCACAGCTACGTGCTCAAGCAGAGCCTGAACTTCTTCCAGAACGATTTCGCCGGGCGCATCGCCCAGCGCATCATGCAGACCGGCAACTCGCTGCGCGACTCCGCCGTGCAGGCAGTGGATGCGTTGTGGCACGTGCTGATCTACGCGGTCAGTTCGCTGGTGCTGTTCGCCGAAGCCGACTGGCGCCTGATGGTCCCCCTGCTGACCTGGATCGCCGCCTACATCGGCGCGCTCTACTACTTCGTGCCACGGGTCAAGGACCGCTCCGTCGCAGCGTCTGACGCGCGTTCGAAACTGATGGGCAGGATCGTCGATGGCTACACCAACATCGCCACCCTGAAGCTGTTCGCCCACACCAATTTCGAACAGCATTACGCCCGCGAAGCGATGCAGGAGCAGACCGAAAAGGCCCAGATGGCCGGCCGTGTGGTCACCAGCATGGACGTGGCGATCACCACCATGAACGGTCTGCTGATCGTCGGCACCACCGCGCTGGCGCTGTGGCTGTGGTCGCAGTCGCTGATCACCGTCGGCGCCATCGCCCTGGCCACCGGCCTGGTGATCCGCATCGTCAACATGTCCGGCTGGATCATGTGGGTGGTCACCGGGATCTTCGAAAACATCGGCATGGTCCAGGACGGTCTGCAGACCATCTCGCAACCGGTCAGCGTCACCGATCACGAACAGGCCAAACCGCTGGCCGTGGCCCGTGGCGAAGTGCGTTTCGAGCACGTGGATTTTCACTACGGCAAGAAGAAAGGCATCATCGGCGACCTCAACCTGACCATCAAACCCGGCGAGAAAATCGGTCTGATCGGCCCGTCCGGCGCCGGCAAGTCGACCCTGGTCAACCTGCTGTTGCGTCTGTACGACGTCGAGGGCGGGCGGATCCTGATCGATGGCCAGAATATCGCTGAAGTCGGCCAGGAGAGCCTGCGTGCGCGGATCGGCATGATCACTCAGGACACGTCGTTGCTGCACCGTTCGATCCGCGACAACTTGCTGTACGGCAAGCCTGACGCCACCGACGCCGAACTCTGGGAAGCGGTGCACAAGGCCCGCGCCGACGAGTTCATTCCCCTGCTGTCGGATGCCGAAGGACGCACCGGATTCGATGCCCATGTCGGTGAGCGCGGCGTCAAGCTATCCGGCGGCCAGCGCCAGCGGATCGCGATTGCCCGGGTGCTGCTCAAGGACGCGCCGATCCTGATCATGGACGAAGCGACCTCGGCACTGGACTCGGAAGTCGAAGCGGCGATCCAGGAAAGCCTGGAAACCCTGATGCAGGGCAAGACCGTAATTGCCATCGCCCACCGCCTCTCGACCATTGCCCGCATGGATCGGCTGGTGGTGCTGGAGAACGGCAGGATCGCCGAAACCGGCAACCATGCCGAACTGCTGGCCCACGGTGGATTGTACGCACGGCTATGGGCGCACCAGACCGGAGGGTTTGTCGGCATCGATTGA